The genomic DNA CATGCGGCGGTTCGACGCTTTCGCCAGCTGCGTGCAAGCGGCGTCGATTTGCTGGGTCAGCTCGCGCGTGGGGCTCACGACGAGCGCCCGCGGCGATCCCGGGCGCTTGGCACGGCCGATGCGCTCGAACAGGGGCAGCGCGAACGCGGCCGTCTTGCCGGTGCCGGTGGTCGCGGCGGCCACGACATCGCGACCTTCGAGGACCAACGGGATCGCTTGCTCCTGCACGGGGGTGGGGGCGGTGAAACCCATCCGCTCGACGGCGGACAGGGTCGTCTCGGACAGGCCGAGGTCTTGAAACGTCGAACTCAAAGCGTATCTCCAAGCATCATTGCGGGATTCGCGCGACGCGCCGGCGGCTCTCATCGCGTGCGGCGCGGATGTGGGTGCGCGCCGATCACCTGCGTCTATGATAGCCTATCATGCGCGTTTGCGGGAGGTTCCGCGCGAATACCCCGCAACCTGAGGCGTTGCCGACGCGACGGGCTGAGCAGGGGAGTGCGCCTGGGCTTGCTAGTTTTCGAGGGGATGCGGGCTTTTCTCGCTCATGCACGCTTTTGTCAACCATTTCTTGGCATTTGAGGCCATTTTGGTTGACAAAAGCGTGCATGAGCAGACCTTCGCCGTGTTGTTCGCAGGCATCGAGCGGGATGGATCACCGTGCAACAGGAAGCCTTTTCGCAGCGTTTGACGGGGAGAAGGGGCCCTGGCTACCTCGACTCGCGGACAGCCGCGGCAGTGATGGCGGCCTCGGCGGCGATTTCGACGCTGCGACGCGCGGTCATGCGCACGAGCGCCAGCGCCAACGCGGCGGCGGTCAGGGCGAACAGCGCGCCTGCGGGGCCGGTGGCCAGAAGCCCGCCCGCGTTCATCACGAGGCCGCCCGCGAACGAGCCCAGCGCGATGCCCGTGTTGAACGACATGGGATGCAGCGACGCCGAGAACGTGAGCGCGCTGGGGTAGTCGGTGCGCGCGACGCTCTGGAACAGCATCTGCACGGTGGAGTTCATCACGTACATGAGCAATCCCACCGCGAGGATGTTCGCGATACCGACAGCGCCTGCGGGCAGACTCACGGCCAGCAGGGCCAGAAGCGCCGCGTGGGCGGCGAAGGCGACGGGCAGCGCGCGCAGCCCGAAGCGTCCGGCAATCCAGCCCGACAGCAGGTTCGATCCCACGCATGCCGCGCCGAACAGCAACAGCACGAAGCTCGATCCTGCGGCGTCGAGGCCGGCGATGTCGGCAAGGATAGGGGCGAGGTAGGTGTAGAACACGTAGGTGGACGCTACGCCGGCGAGAATCATGGCGATGTTCGTCAGCACGCGGCTGTCGGCGAGCAGGCGCAGCTGCGAGCGGAGAGTGGGGGCGGCGTCTCCCGTATGCGCGGGAGTGCGGGGCAGCGTCGGCAGCAGGACGACGCTCGCCGCGAGGCCGAGCGCGAACACGCAGGCGTAGGCGGCCTTCCAGTCGAACAGGCCGGCCAGCGCCGTGCCGATGGGCACGCCGACGACGCTCGACACCGAGAAACCGGCAAGCACGAGCCCCAGCACCGCGGCAACGCGCTTGGGCTCGACGATGTC from Eggerthella lenta DSM 2243 includes the following:
- a CDS encoding MFS transporter; its protein translation is MDTENRTSRKRNAFATALLTTLAFALGFAEFVLIGIVPDVAEGLGEPLTLIGDLVGYYALACAVATPVIALATARAARFKVMAALLVVFNAGNLLTLFADGYALLLVSRVLPAVTSGTLLALALTYVPDIVEPKRVAAVLGLVLAGFSVSSVVGVPIGTALAGLFDWKAAYACVFALGLAASVVLLPTLPRTPAHTGDAAPTLRSQLRLLADSRVLTNIAMILAGVASTYVFYTYLAPILADIAGLDAAGSSFVLLLFGAACVGSNLLSGWIAGRFGLRALPVAFAAHAALLALLAVSLPAGAVGIANILAVGLLMYVMNSTVQMLFQSVARTDYPSALTFSASLHPMSFNTGIALGSFAGGLVMNAGGLLATGPAGALFALTAAALALALVRMTARRSVEIAAEAAITAAAVRESR